In a genomic window of Mus pahari chromosome 8, PAHARI_EIJ_v1.1, whole genome shotgun sequence:
- the Ltb4r2 gene encoding leukotriene B4 receptor 2 — protein MSVCYRPPGNETLLSWKGSRATGTAFLLLAALLGLPGNGFVVWSLAGWRPTAGRPLAATLVLHLALADGAVLLLTPLFVAFLSRQAWPLGQVGCKAVYYVCALSMYASVLLTSLLSLQRCLAVTRPFLAPRLRSPALARRLLLGVWLAALVLAIPAAVYRHLWGGRVCQLCHPSPVHAAAHLSLETLTAFVLPFGTVLGCYGVTLARLRGARWGSGRQGTRVGRLVSAIVLAFGLLWAPYHAVNLLQAVAALAPPEGPLARLGGAGQAARAGTTALAFFSSSVNPVLYVFTAGDLLPRAGPRFLTRLFEGSGEARGGSRSREGTMELRTTPRLKIMGQGRGNGDPGGGGGGRTEKDSQEW, from the coding sequence ATGTCTGTCTGCTACCGTCCGCCTGGGAATGAGACGCTACTGAGCTGGAAGGGCTCGCGGGCCACCGGCACTGCCTTTCTACTGCTGGCGGCGTTGCTGGGACTGCCAGGCAATGGCTTCGTAGTGTGGAGTTTGGCGGGCTGGCGGCCCACGGCGGGGCGGCCGCTGGCGGCCACACTTGTGCTGCACCTGGCGCTGGCCGATGGCGCGGTGCTGCTGCTCACGCCACTCTTTGTGGCCTTCCTGAGCCGACAGGCTTGGCCCCTAGGCCAGGTGGGCTGCAAGGCGGTGTACTACGTGTGCGCGCTCAGTATGTACGCTAGTGTGCTGCTCACCAGCCTGCTCAGCCTGCAGCGCTGCCTGGCAGTCACTCGGCCCTTCCTGGCTCCCCGACTGCGCAGCCCGGCCCTGGCCCGCCGCTTGCTGCTGGGGGTCTGGCTGGCCGCCCTGGTGCTTGCCATCCCGGCCGCGGTCTACCGCCACCTCTGGGGCGGTCGCGTGTGTCAGCTGTGCCACCCATCGCCAGTGCATGCAGCTGCTCATCTGAGCCTGGAGACCCTGACTGCCTTCGTCTTGCCTTTTGGGACCGTGCTCGGCTGCTACGGCGTGACGCTGGCGCGGTTGCGGGGAGCGCGCTGGGGCTCGGGGCGACAAGGCACACGGGTGGGTCGTCTGGTGAGCGCCATCGTGCTGGCCTTTGGCTTGCTCTGGGCTCCCTACCACGCGGTCAATCTCCTACAGGCGGTGGCCGCGCTCGCTCCGCCGGAAGGACCCCTGGCCAGGCTCGGCGGGGCGGGCCAGGCGGCGCGCGCTGGAACTACAGCCTTGGCTTTCTTCAGTTCCAGCGTCAACCCAGTGCTCTATGTCTTCACAGCGGGGGATTTGCTGCCGCGGGCGGGGCCTCGGTTCCTTACTCGACTCTTCGAGGGCTCTGGGGAGGCCCGAGGGGGCAGCCGCTCTAGGGAGGGTACCATGGAGCTCCGAACTACTCCTAGGTTGAAAATaatggggcagggcaggggcaaTGGAGACCCCGGAGGCGGAGGCGGGGGCAGGACGGAGAAAGACAGTCAGGAATGGTAG
- the Cideb gene encoding cell death activator CIDE-B encodes MEYLSAFHPNGLLRSVSTMSSELSRRVWSSAPPPQRPFRVCDHKRTVRKGLTAASLQELLDKVLETLLLRGVLTLVLEEDGTAVDSEDFFQLLEDDTCLMALEQGQSWSPKSGMLSYGLGREKPKHSKDIARITFDVYKQNPRDLFGSLNVKATFYGLYSMSCDFQGVGPKKVLRELLRWTSSLLQGLGHMLLGISSTLRHVVEGADRWQWHRQTHLHS; translated from the exons ATGGAGTACCTTTCAGCCTTCCACCCCAATGGCCTGCTTAG GTCAGTATCCACCATGAGCTCGGAGTTAAGCCGTagggtctggagctcagctcctCCACCTCAGCGACCCTTCCGTGTCTGTGATCATAAGCGGACAGTCCGGAAAGGACTGACAGCTGCCAGCCTCCAAGAACTGCTAGATAAG GTCCTGGAGACCTTGCTGCTACGTGGAGTGCTAACGCTGGTTCTGGAGGAGGATGGGACTGCTGTGGACAGTGAGGATTTCTTCCAGCTGCTGGAAGACGACACGTGCTTGATGGCGCTCGAGCAGGGCCAGAGCTGGAGCCCCAAG AGTGGGATGTTGTCATACGGCCTAGGACGGGAGAAGCCAAAACACAGCAAGGACATCGCCCGCATCACCTTTGATGTGTACAAGCAAAATCCTCGAGACCTCTTCGGCAGCCTCAACGTGAAAGCTACATTCTACGGGCTCTACTCCATGAGCTGTGATTTTCAAGGAGTTGGCCCTAAAAAAGTACTCAG GGAGCTCCTCCGTTGGACTTCCTCGCTGCTGCAAGGCCTGGGCCATATGCTGCTGGGCATCTCCTCGACCCTTCGCCACGTGGTAGAGGGGGCTGACCGATGGCAGTGGCACCGGCAGACACACCTCCACTCCTAA
- the Dhrs1 gene encoding dehydrogenase/reductase SDR family member 1: MVAPMKGQVCVVTGASRGIGRGIALQLCKAGATVYITGRHLDTLRATAQEAQSLGGRCVPVVCDSSQESEVKSLFEQVDREQKGRLDVLVNNAYAGVQAILNATNKSFWEVPASIWDDINNVGLRGHYLCSVYGARMMVPAGKGLIVIVSSPGGLQYMFNVPYGVGKAACDRLAADCAHELRRHGVSYVSLWPGLVQTELVKEFLTKEENPEDPLFKKMKPDFSSAESPEMSGKCVVALATDPNILNLSGKVLPSCDLAQRYGLKDIDGRPVKDYFSLGYALSQVSSLGWLSSFLPGFLRVPKWVITLYSSKF, encoded by the exons ATGGTAGCACCTATGAAGGGCCAAGTGTGTGTGGTAACAGGTGCCTCCAGGGGTATTGGCCGTGGCATTGCCTTACAGCTTTGCAAAGCAGGTGCCACAGTTTACATTACCGGCCGACATCTGGATACGCTTAGAGCTACTGCCCAGGAG GCACAGTCCCTCGGGGGCCGGTGTGTACCCGTGGTGTGTGATTCAAGCCAGGAGAGTGAAGTGAAAAGCCTGTTCGAGCAAGTAGATCGGGAACAGAAAGGGCGGCTAGATGTTCTGGTCAATAATGCCTATGCTGGTGTCCAG GCAATCCTGAATGCCACCAACAAGTCATTCTGGGAAGTACCTGCCTCCATCTGGGATGACATAAACAATGTTGGACTCAG AGGCCACTACTTATGTTCCGTGTATGGGGCGCGGATGATGGTGCCAGCTGGCAAAGGACTCATCGTGATTGTCTCCTCCCCTGGGGGGCTGCAGTATATGTTCAATGTCCCTTATGGTGTGGGCAAAGCTGCG tGTGACAGACTGGCTGCTGACTGTGCCCATGAGCTACGGCGTCACGGAGTCAGCTACGTGTCTCTGTGGCCAGGGCTGGTGCAAACAGAACTGGTGAAGGAGTTTTtgacaaaagaagagaatccTGAGGACCCTCTATTTAAGAAG ATGAAACCAGATTTCTCATCAGCCGAAAGTCCAGAAATGAGTGGCAAGTGTGTGGTGGCCTTGGCAACAG ACCCCAATATCCTGAACTTGAGCGGGAAGGTGCTGCCATCCTGTGACCTTGCTCAGCGCTATGGCCTTAAGGATATCGATG GCCGCCCTGTCAAAGACTACTTTTCTCTGGGCTATGCCCTCTCACAAGTCTCCAGCCTGGGATGGCTCAGCTCCTTCTTGCCTGGCTTCCTCCGTGTACCCAAGTGGGTCATCACCCTCTACAGCAGCAAATTCTAA
- the Ltb4r gene encoding leukotriene B4 receptor 1, translated as MALPSDQHQGNPVLLMAANTTSPAAPSSPGGMSLPLLPIVLLSVALAVGLPGNSFVVWSILKRMQKRSVTALLVLNLALADLAVLLTAPFFLHFLARGTWSFSETGCRLCHYVCGISMYASVLLITIMSLDRSLAVARPFMSQKVRTKAFARWVLAGIWVVSFLLAIPVLLYRTVKWNNRTLICISDYPNKGHKVFHLLFEAITGFLLPFLAVVASYSDIGRRLQARRFRRSRRTGRLVVLIILAFAAFWLPYHLVNLVEAGRTVAGWDKDSPAGQRLKLARDVLIALAFLSSSVNPVLYACAGGGLLRLAGVGFVVKLLEGTGSEVSSTRRGGTLVQTPKDTPACPEPGPTDSFMTSSTLPESSK; from the exons ATGGCATTACCTTCTGATCAGCATCAGGGAAACCCT GTCCTTTTGATGGCTGCAAACACTACATCTCCTGCAGCACCTTCTTCTCCTGGTGGCATGTCCCTGCCTCTATTGCCCATTGTCCTACtgtctgtggccctggctgtgggGCTTCCCGGCAATAGCTTTGTAGTGTGGAGCATCCTGAAAAGGATGCAGAAACGCTCTGTCACCGCCCTGCTGGTGCTGAACTTGGCCCTGGCCGACTTGGCCGTGTTGCTCACCGCTCCCTTTTTCTTACACTTTCTGGCTCGAGGCACCTGGAGTTTTAGTGAGACGGGTTGCCGCCTGTGCCACTATGTCTGTGGAATAAGCATGTATGCCAGCGTCCTGCTTATCACCATCATGAGTCTGGACCGCTCACTGGCAGTGGCCCGCCCCTTTATGTCCCAAAAGGTTCGTACTAAGGCCTTTGCCCGATGGGTGCTGGCAGGCATCTGGGTGGTGTCTTTTCTGCTGGCCATACCGGTCCTATTGTACCGTACAGTAAAATGGAACAACAGGACTCTGATCTGCATCTCGGACTATCCCAACAAAGGGCATAAAGTCTTCCATCTGCTCTTCGAAGCCATCACGGGCTTCCTGCTGCCCTTCCTGGCGGTGGTGGCCAGCTACTCTGACATTGGGCGCAGGCTGCAGGCTCGGCGCTTCCGCCGCAGTCGCCGCACCGGCCGCCTGGTGGTGCTCATTATCCTGGCCTTCGCCGCCTTCTGGCTGCCTTACCACCTGGTGAACCTGGTGGAAGCCGGCCGCACAGTGGCCGGCTGGGACAAGGACAGCCCTGCCGGGCAGCGTCTGAAACTGGCTCGCGACGTGCTCATCGCGCTGGCCTTCCTGAGCAGCAGCGTGAACCCGGTGCTGTACGCGTGCGCGGGCGGCGGGCTGCTGCGTTTGGCGGGCGTGGGCTTCGTAGTCAAGCTGCTGGAGGGCACTGGATCGGAGGTGTCCAGCACCCGCCGCGGGGGCACTCTGGTTCAGACCCCGAAGGACACACCTGCCTGTCCTGAGCCTGGCCCCACCGACAGCTTCATGACTTCCTCCACTCTTCCTGAGTCTTCGAAGTGA
- the Nop9 gene encoding nucleolar protein 9 — protein MGLGPRSAHKTRRQFSGAGRRGRAARGSGRPPPGRDGCPRLPAAARAEQAPETLPHLSPEALGYFRRALSALKVAPDVAEERELMARNILKEVEAQALALATNRTGSEMLQELLGFSPLKPLCRVWAALRPNLRFVACHRCGVHVLQSALLQLPRLLRRPAEAEEEEEEEEEDGPSQTLEELVLGLAAEVCDDFLFFCGDTHGSFVVRTLLQVLGGTLLESERGKPRGSQSSETQRTSARECKPTDFEVPETFLNRLQDLSACFLNDIAVFITDKISSFCLQVALQVLHHKLPQHCAHLCDAVIDYLSSRNSSADGSPLLLFLRDQTSSRLLEQVLLVLEAERLQRLYKDHFQGQLCSLAEHPIANFPLQRLLDAVTSPELLSLVFEELSPALEAVLARGHPGVVVALVEACRRVGTHQAQVLQLLFEAFHCAEPPSRQVACVPLFASLLAYEVYYELMEEEGAVPAEHQVEMATARALREVTVLGSLLLQHLLNFSNPGLVLRSLSALTGPQLLTLAQSPAGSHVFDAILTSPSVTHKQRRRVLKTLKGQYVALACSRHGSRVLDAIWSGAALGARKEIAAELGEKNQELIQDPFGHHVARNVALTTFLKRREAWEHQQSTVAKRRRVLNSILED, from the exons ATGGGGTTGGGGCCGCGTTCCGCTCACAAAACGCGGCGCCAGTTCTCGGGTGCCGGCCGGCGGGGACGCGCGGCCCGGGGCTCGGGGCGTCCCCCTCCCGGCCGCGATGGTTGTCCCCGGCTGCCGGCGGCCGCGCGTGCGGAGCAGGCCCCCGAGACTCTCCCGCACCTGAGTCCGGAGGCGCTCGGATATTTCCGACGGGCGCTGTCAGCGCTGAAAGTGGCTCCCGACGTCGCCGAAGAACGAG agttGATGGCGCGCAATATTTTGAAGGAAGTGGAGGCTCAGGCTCTAGCCTTGGCCACGAACAGGACTGGTAGTGAAATGCTGCAGGAGCTTTTGGGGTTCAGTCCTTTGAAACCCCTGTGTCGAGTGTGGGCCGCTCTGCGCCCCAACTTGCGCTTCGTGGCCTGTCATCGGTGTGGGGTCCACGTATTACAAAGTGCTTTGCTGCAGCTGCCTCGATTGCTGAGGCGtcctgcagaggcagaggaggaggaggaggaagaggaggaggatggtccCTCGCAGACCCTCGAGGAGCTCGTCCTGGGACTAGCCGCTGAAGTGTGTGAtgattttctgttcttctgtggAGACACGCATGGCAGCTTCGTGGTCAGGACTCTGCTGCAGGTGTTGGGGGGCACTCTTCTGGAGTCCGAGAGAGGCAAGCCCCGTGGCTCCCAGTCGTCCG AAACACAGAGGACCTCAGCTCGGGAATGTAAACCAACTGATTTTGAGGTTCCTGAAACCTTCTTGAATCGCCTTCAGGACCTGAGTGCCTGCTTTCTGAATGACATTGCTG TATTTATCACCGACAAGATCTCCAGCTTTTGTCTTCAGGTGGCCTTACAAGTTCTCCACCACAAATTACCTCAGCACTGTGCTCACCTCTGCGATGCAGTCATTGATTACCTGAGTTCTCGGAATTCTTCAGCAGATGGCAG CCCTCTACTTCTGTTTCTTCGGGATCAGACGAGCTCTAGACTCCTGGAGCAGGTGCTGCTGGTGTTAGAAGCAGAGAGGCTCCAGCGCCTCTATAAGGACCACTTCCAGGGTCAGCTGTGCTCCTTGGCCGAGCATCCCATTGCGAACTTCCCTTTGCAGCGCTTGCTGGATGCGGTCACTTCTCCTGAGCTA CTGTCCCTTGTGTTTGAGGAGCTGAGCCCTGCCTTGGAAGCGGTCCTGGCCCGGGGCCACCCAGGGGTCGTTGTCGCCCTGGTGGAAGCCTGCCGCAGGGTTGGGACTCACCAGGCCCAGGTCTTGCAGCTGTTATTTGAG GCATTTCATTGTGCAGAGCCCCCGTCCCGGCAAGTAGCCTGTGtgcctctctttgcttctttgttggCTTATGAGGTATACTATGAACtaatggaggaggagggggcggTGCCTGCAGAACATCAG GTTGAAATGGCCACAGCCAGAGCGCTGAGGGAGGTGACCGTGCTTGGGTCTCTACTGCTCCAGCATTTGCTGAATTTTTCCAATCCTGGACTTGTGCTGCGAAGTCTGAGTGCCTTGACCGGACCACAGCTTCTGACTCTGGCCCAGAGTCCCGCTGGCTCTCATGTATTTGATGCCATCCTGACTAGCCCCTCAGTGACACACAAGCAGCGTCGTCGTGTGCTGAAGACCCTAAAG GGACAGTATGTGGCTCTTGCATGCAGCCGCCATGGCAGCCGTGTATTAGATGCCATCTGGAGTGGAGCAGCTCTGGGGGCTCGGAAAGAAATTGCTGCTGAGTTGG GAGAAAAGAACCAGGAGTTGATTCAAGATCCTTTTGGCCACCATGTGGCTCGAAATGTGGCCCTAACTACTTTCTTGAAGAGGCGAGAGGCCTGGGAACACCAGCAAAGTACTGTGGCCAAGCGGAGGCGGGTCTTGAACTCTATACTTGAAGACTGA